The Pantoea phytobeneficialis genome has a segment encoding these proteins:
- a CDS encoding amidohydrolase family protein: protein MQLSSPSRRDFLSQTVRWTAAGSLLAAGMGHASQTVVTHSERPALPRTRHYQLLNVRLEEGFEREGNEVIATRTALYDITINDGKFIAIDPAGSARNSDLANWDAQGLLLLPRTRDMHIHLDKTFYSGPWQAPRPRQGKTIMDMIAREQVLIPQLLPTSQARAEALIGLLQSKGSTAARSHCNIDPVSGLKSLEHLKLALANHPDFDCEIVAFPQHGLLHSKVDGLMREAMALGVQYVGGLDPTNVDGAMQASLDAMFQIALDYQRGVDIHLHETSPAGVAAIQYMVDTIAKNPQLKGKVTLSHGFALGTLEGKALDQMIDGMAEQQMSVASTIPIGKLTMPLPQLQAAGITVMTGTDSVIDHWSPFGSGSMLEKANLYAQLYRGSDEFGLSRALHIATGGILPLSNQGERQWPQLQDEASMMLVAASCSAEAVARIAPVHATFRRGTAVYAA from the coding sequence GTGATTTCCTTAGCCAGACAGTTCGCTGGACCGCCGCCGGTAGCCTGCTGGCGGCGGGTATGGGCCACGCCAGCCAGACCGTTGTCACCCACTCCGAACGTCCAGCCCTGCCCCGCACCCGCCATTACCAATTGTTGAATGTACGCCTCGAAGAAGGTTTCGAACGTGAAGGTAACGAGGTGATTGCCACGCGTACCGCGTTATATGACATCACCATTAACGACGGGAAATTTATCGCCATCGATCCGGCCGGAAGCGCGCGTAACAGCGACTTAGCCAACTGGGATGCGCAGGGTTTATTGCTGCTGCCACGCACCCGCGATATGCATATCCATCTCGACAAAACCTTTTACAGCGGCCCCTGGCAGGCACCCCGGCCACGTCAGGGCAAAACCATTATGGATATGATCGCCCGTGAACAGGTACTGATCCCACAACTGCTGCCCACCTCGCAGGCACGGGCCGAAGCACTGATTGGCCTGCTGCAAAGTAAGGGCAGCACCGCAGCGCGCAGCCACTGCAATATCGATCCCGTCAGCGGCCTGAAAAGCCTGGAACACCTCAAGCTGGCGCTGGCGAATCACCCGGATTTCGACTGCGAAATTGTCGCCTTTCCCCAGCACGGCTTGCTGCATTCAAAGGTGGATGGCCTGATGCGCGAAGCGATGGCGCTTGGCGTGCAATATGTCGGCGGCCTCGATCCCACTAACGTGGACGGCGCCATGCAGGCATCGCTGGATGCGATGTTCCAGATCGCCCTTGATTACCAGCGCGGCGTGGATATCCATTTGCATGAAACCTCCCCGGCAGGCGTGGCGGCGATTCAATATATGGTGGATACCATCGCGAAAAACCCGCAGCTCAAGGGGAAAGTGACCCTGAGTCACGGCTTTGCACTGGGCACGCTGGAAGGAAAAGCGTTGGATCAAATGATTGACGGGATGGCCGAGCAGCAGATGAGTGTGGCCTCCACCATCCCTATCGGCAAGCTGACTATGCCGCTGCCGCAATTGCAGGCGGCAGGAATTACGGTGATGACCGGCACCGATAGCGTGATCGATCACTGGTCGCCGTTTGGCAGCGGTAGCATGCTGGAGAAAGCCAATTTGTATGCGCAACTGTACCGCGGCTCCGATGAGTTTGGCCTGAGCCGGGCATTGCATATCGCCACCGGCGGTATTCTGCCGTTATCCAATCAGGGTGAACGTCAGTGGCCACAGCTCCA